In the genome of Desulfomonilaceae bacterium, one region contains:
- a CDS encoding DUF362 domain-containing protein, which produces MTSQVYMIDLSASWKKSMPAKVTDLFNSLAPGEIFKSRDLVAIKIHFGEAGNTAHIRPQFVRRVVDTLKDLGAKPFLTDTNTLYVGSRIEAWSHLCTAYDNGFTREVTGAPVIIADGLRGNSDVTVDLGGAHIEHAHVGADIHYADGLVVMTHFKGHELSGFGGTIKNVGMGCASRKGKLDQHSNISPKVNAKKCVGCGECEVWCRGRAITLSGEKGTRKAHIDPERCVGCAECILTCRQGAISIQWNESIPIFMEKMVEYAKAVLSQKQGKAIFISFVTDVSPLCDCTPFSDRAIVPGIGILASLDSVAIDQAAADLVNQAPGNPLSALEKALEPGADKFRALFPDIDWGHQLEYAEKIGLGSRKYELIKL; this is translated from the coding sequence ATGACTTCACAAGTTTACATGATAGATCTGTCAGCGTCATGGAAGAAAAGTATGCCGGCCAAAGTCACAGATCTGTTCAACTCCCTGGCTCCAGGCGAAATCTTCAAATCCAGGGACCTTGTAGCCATTAAGATTCATTTTGGAGAGGCTGGAAATACGGCTCATATCAGGCCTCAGTTTGTGCGTCGTGTAGTTGACACGCTGAAGGATTTAGGGGCCAAGCCTTTCTTAACCGATACAAACACACTGTACGTCGGATCTCGTATTGAAGCGTGGTCTCACCTCTGTACCGCGTATGACAATGGTTTCACACGGGAGGTGACAGGAGCGCCAGTGATCATAGCCGATGGGCTTCGTGGAAATAGCGACGTTACCGTTGATCTTGGAGGCGCTCACATTGAACATGCGCATGTAGGAGCCGACATTCACTATGCCGACGGATTGGTTGTAATGACTCACTTCAAGGGCCATGAACTTTCAGGTTTCGGTGGAACGATTAAGAACGTCGGGATGGGTTGCGCATCGAGAAAAGGTAAATTGGATCAACATTCAAATATTTCCCCGAAAGTGAATGCAAAAAAGTGTGTTGGTTGCGGCGAATGTGAGGTCTGGTGCCGTGGACGGGCGATAACCCTGTCTGGAGAAAAAGGAACTCGCAAGGCGCATATTGACCCCGAGCGATGCGTAGGATGCGCAGAATGCATTTTAACCTGCCGTCAAGGCGCTATTTCAATCCAGTGGAACGAATCCATCCCGATTTTTATGGAAAAAATGGTCGAGTACGCCAAAGCTGTTTTAAGTCAAAAACAGGGGAAAGCCATTTTTATCTCCTTTGTAACTGATGTCTCCCCTTTGTGTGATTGCACACCTTTTTCCGACAGGGCAATCGTGCCTGGAATCGGAATTCTCGCATCGTTGGATTCGGTCGCGATTGACCAGGCGGCAGCGGATCTGGTTAACCAAGCCCCAGGTAATCCTTTGTCAGCATTGGAAAAGGCCTTGGAACCTGGAGCAGACAAGTTTAGAGCCCTATTCCCGGACATCGACTGGGGCCACCAACTGGAATATGCGGAGAAGATTGGTCTCGGGTCCAGAAAATATGAGCTGATCAAACTTTAA